Proteins encoded within one genomic window of Microbacterium sp. zg-B185:
- a CDS encoding glycosyltransferase, with protein sequence MRYLLAIWDGGGATPPNLGVARILVERGHEVVVFGDATLEADVVETGATYRTWPTAPQRRSTRLEDDLLKDWECRTPLGAARRILDRLIAGPSTRFAADVTAALDDEQFDAVLADGMLLGALIGAEARGIPAATLVGSVYLAPSRVRPPMGRIPPARGAIGRMRDRISFALVNLLWHGGIRSLNDARAEYGLDPLAHLWDQWDRADRVLMLTASVFDDPPPDAPNVRYVGPVLEDIPTQGALELPPGDNPLIVVGLSSSYMEQSDLLRRIAQALSQMPVRGIITTGPAVDPFDVPAADNVLVVRAAAHTELIPKADLVITHAGHGTLVKAIAAGVPALCIPLGRDQPDNAARAKRHGVAVVLSPRSDAATITKAIRQMLSEPSYRAAADALGAQIRAEIASGALLAELESLPAAHHLP encoded by the coding sequence GTGAGGTACCTGCTCGCGATCTGGGATGGCGGCGGGGCGACGCCGCCGAACCTCGGCGTCGCGCGAATCCTGGTCGAACGCGGCCACGAGGTCGTTGTGTTCGGCGACGCGACGCTCGAGGCGGATGTTGTGGAAACGGGTGCGACCTACCGGACGTGGCCGACCGCACCGCAACGGCGGTCGACCAGGCTCGAGGACGATCTGCTGAAGGACTGGGAGTGCCGCACACCGCTCGGCGCTGCTCGACGGATTCTCGATCGCCTGATCGCCGGACCATCGACGCGCTTTGCCGCCGATGTAACGGCCGCTCTCGATGACGAACAGTTCGACGCGGTGCTCGCGGACGGAATGCTGTTGGGAGCGCTGATTGGTGCCGAGGCGCGCGGTATTCCGGCCGCCACTCTGGTCGGCAGCGTCTACCTGGCGCCGTCGCGTGTTCGGCCGCCGATGGGGCGCATACCACCGGCCCGTGGTGCGATAGGGCGCATGCGCGATCGCATCAGCTTCGCGCTGGTCAACTTGCTTTGGCACGGGGGTATTCGCAGTCTGAACGATGCACGGGCCGAGTACGGACTCGATCCGCTAGCTCACCTGTGGGACCAGTGGGACCGCGCGGACCGCGTACTCATGCTGACGGCGTCAGTGTTCGACGATCCCCCTCCGGACGCACCCAACGTGCGGTACGTCGGGCCCGTTCTCGAAGACATCCCGACCCAGGGCGCCCTCGAGTTACCACCCGGAGATAACCCGCTCATCGTCGTTGGTCTCTCAAGCTCGTACATGGAGCAGTCGGACCTCCTCCGCCGCATCGCCCAAGCGCTATCGCAAATGCCCGTCCGCGGGATCATCACCACTGGGCCGGCAGTCGATCCGTTCGACGTCCCCGCCGCGGACAATGTTCTCGTCGTCCGAGCCGCGGCCCACACCGAACTCATTCCGAAGGCAGACCTCGTCATCACCCATGCGGGTCACGGAACACTGGTCAAGGCGATCGCCGCGGGTGTCCCGGCGCTCTGCATTCCACTCGGCCGCGACCAACCCGACAACGCCGCCCGCGCAAAGCGCCACGGCGTCGCCGTCGTCCTGTCACCGCGTTCGGATGCCGCCACCATCACAAAAGCTATCCGTCAGATGTTGAGCGAGCCTTCATACCGAGCCGCAGCCGACGCGCTCGGCGCGCAGATCCGCGCGGAAATCGCATCGGGTGCTCTCCTCGCTGAACTGGAGAGCCTGCCCGCTGCGCACCATCTTCCGTAA
- a CDS encoding DUF1990 family protein: protein MASSFSLVTRARLPVAELFDVSLSIDEHVASMAKSGERAIGGVTRGSIALGESVTWRARHFGIWFTMTSRITSLQRPDRFVDEQVRGPFRTFRHEHVFTGDGNETVMTDTLTIGSPIFGRLAERVVLVPYLRRLIQQRNHHLLTALNANAGTNPDLPTWPADGSTHFRRSEVTALIGHGDHAWERAKRDVLRWAVKTRSGFAVDDTRKVTPGSELTVTARIAGVTVREPVRVETVVESDTRVGFSYRTRPGHPVSGEEAFIVQRDEGKVSLTVRSLTAPGDEQPWRSLYPLLRIAQIIARRRYLRALRPPVEH from the coding sequence ATGGCCAGCTCGTTCTCACTCGTGACTCGCGCGAGGCTGCCCGTGGCGGAACTGTTCGATGTGTCGCTGTCCATCGACGAGCACGTGGCGTCTATGGCGAAATCCGGTGAGCGGGCGATCGGGGGTGTGACCCGTGGGTCGATCGCTCTCGGCGAGTCCGTGACGTGGCGCGCGAGGCATTTCGGGATCTGGTTCACGATGACATCGCGGATCACCAGCCTGCAGAGACCGGACCGGTTTGTGGACGAGCAAGTCCGCGGCCCATTTCGCACGTTCCGCCACGAGCACGTCTTCACCGGGGATGGCAACGAGACAGTCATGACCGACACACTGACCATCGGATCGCCGATATTCGGCCGGCTCGCGGAACGCGTCGTCCTCGTTCCCTACCTGCGTCGGCTGATCCAGCAACGCAACCACCACCTGCTCACCGCACTCAACGCGAACGCAGGCACCAACCCAGACCTGCCGACATGGCCAGCGGACGGGTCGACCCACTTCCGACGATCCGAAGTTACTGCGCTGATAGGCCACGGCGATCACGCGTGGGAGCGCGCGAAACGAGACGTCCTGCGTTGGGCGGTGAAGACTCGCAGCGGGTTCGCCGTCGACGACACGCGCAAGGTCACGCCAGGCTCCGAACTGACCGTCACCGCCCGGATAGCTGGCGTGACCGTCCGCGAACCTGTCCGAGTCGAAACCGTCGTCGAGAGCGACACCCGCGTGGGATTCTCCTATCGCACGCGCCCCGGGCACCCCGTGTCCGGCGAGGAAGCGTTCATAGTGCAGCGCGACGAAGGAAAGGTGTCGCTCACCGTGCGGTCACTGACCGCGCCGGGTGACGAGCAGCCGTGGCGATCGTTGTACCCACTGCTCCGCATCGCCCAAATCATCGCCAGGCGCCGGTACCTTCGCGCTCTCCGCCCACCAGTTGAGCACTGA
- a CDS encoding PH domain-containing protein — protein MPETATILAWTLRNEIPVPEDIAALLVEGEGVASFKTFRDSATFTTKRLIVRDAQGITGKKVEIYSLPYSSINMWSSENAGRMLDCDAEIELWTRAGHIKVKLMKGADIRRIDGLLAWAVLQPH, from the coding sequence ATGCCCGAGACCGCAACAATTCTCGCGTGGACATTGCGCAACGAAATTCCGGTGCCCGAAGACATCGCGGCTCTGCTCGTTGAGGGCGAAGGAGTCGCGTCGTTCAAAACCTTTCGCGACTCCGCAACCTTCACCACCAAGCGACTCATCGTCCGCGATGCCCAGGGCATCACCGGCAAGAAGGTCGAAATCTACTCGCTCCCTTACAGCTCCATCAACATGTGGTCCTCCGAGAACGCGGGCCGAATGCTCGACTGCGACGCCGAAATTGAACTGTGGACGCGCGCAGGTCACATCAAGGTGAAGCTCATGAAGGGCGCCGACATCCGTCGCATCGACGGCCTCCTCGCGTGGGCAGTTCTGCAGCCTCACTAA
- a CDS encoding DUF998 domain-containing protein has product MSVAEIAATVALVAGGFTVGLIAILHVLEPEYDPSWRMISEYSLGRHGWVMRFAFVTMAIGLSATGVALWPFGGAWAIGLAAVALGALGAAFIDADPIMTPRADATPVGRAHTVLGVVLLAGFPPAALLAGVGVGPALGWTLVICSVVPLAGLVWFLIAAAPAHGQGGSPKIRIGWPDRFCLLAYLAWVVLAAISVLSVL; this is encoded by the coding sequence GTGAGCGTCGCGGAGATCGCCGCCACTGTGGCGCTCGTCGCCGGCGGGTTCACGGTGGGGCTGATCGCGATCCTCCACGTACTCGAGCCCGAGTATGACCCGTCCTGGCGGATGATCAGCGAGTACTCCCTCGGGCGGCACGGGTGGGTCATGCGCTTCGCCTTCGTCACGATGGCCATAGGCCTCTCGGCGACGGGCGTCGCCTTGTGGCCGTTCGGCGGCGCGTGGGCGATCGGCCTCGCAGCCGTGGCCCTCGGCGCGCTCGGTGCCGCGTTCATCGACGCCGATCCGATCATGACTCCGCGCGCTGATGCCACGCCAGTGGGCAGGGCGCACACGGTGCTGGGTGTGGTGTTGTTGGCCGGCTTTCCCCCTGCCGCGCTGCTCGCGGGGGTCGGGGTGGGGCCCGCGCTTGGCTGGACGTTGGTGATCTGTTCCGTTGTTCCGTTGGCCGGACTGGTGTGGTTCCTCATCGCCGCTGCCCCCGCCCACGGGCAAGGCGGCTCGCCAAAGATCCGAATCGGATGGCCCGACAGGTTCTGCCTTCTCGCCTACCTGGCATGGGTGGTGCTCGCCGCTATCAGCGTTCTTTCCGTCTTGTGA
- a CDS encoding AfsR/SARP family transcriptional regulator, which translates to MGALTVRLGASLSVDSLAAALWGDSPPPSWSHIVPGCIMRLRRLIAPAQIETTPHGYRLIPEHLEVDAERFELLVTRGTEQLELGEPERAAHRFAEALALWRGEPFIELLDWEPAQIASGRLEEMRLGIEELLLDARLQAGEIQEVAASARGRVAEAPLRERRWVMLGVAQYRQGRQAEALATVRRARALLAAELGLDPCTELAELEQAILTQDPCLVSDQVFRVASPECPYFGLPPAGAGDAERYFGREQELAGALRALDEHGVLLVAGSSGVGKSSFVRAGIGEQFLARGIEVAIVTPGEHPIDALRKVGLPAGESLLIVDQCEQAFAADDPAEVSEFFSFLSRMAFCGMLVVAIRADRLGDLADHEGFAQIIQSHMLILTALSPEGLRTVIEKPAEQAGLILEPGLVEILVRDANGRTLPLLSHALRQVWSRREGRVLTVDGYRASGEIEDAVAKTAEEVFAALPPDGERLLRDILLRLVEASADGAVISRRVERTRIAIDEAHSQIVNRLVDARLLTTDEESVQVSHEALAREWPRLKGWLADDVEGQRIMRHLSSTAAAWDAMGRPDSEIYRGGRLATAQHWRDAVDPALTAVEREFLDASAAHETAGLAGSQAKLQKKRRMVRGLSWVSAAAAALAIVVTASLSSRGSSSASQTSSRRSGGASPCSHAAPRCEGHRTQGRDARLRG; encoded by the coding sequence ATGGGTGCGCTCACGGTCCGGCTGGGCGCATCCTTGTCGGTCGATTCCCTCGCGGCGGCGCTCTGGGGCGACAGCCCGCCCCCGTCGTGGTCGCATATCGTTCCAGGGTGCATCATGCGGTTGCGCCGGCTTATCGCACCGGCCCAGATTGAAACCACCCCGCACGGGTATCGGCTGATCCCGGAGCACCTCGAGGTCGACGCCGAGCGGTTCGAGCTACTCGTCACGCGGGGCACCGAGCAGCTGGAGCTCGGTGAGCCGGAACGTGCGGCGCACAGGTTCGCGGAGGCGCTCGCACTGTGGCGGGGCGAACCATTCATCGAGCTTCTCGACTGGGAGCCGGCTCAGATTGCGTCCGGTCGCCTGGAGGAGATGCGTCTCGGTATCGAGGAGCTGCTTCTTGACGCACGGCTGCAGGCCGGGGAGATTCAGGAGGTCGCCGCGTCGGCGCGCGGCCGCGTCGCCGAGGCGCCGTTGCGCGAGCGGCGCTGGGTGATGCTTGGCGTGGCGCAGTACCGTCAGGGTCGGCAAGCCGAGGCGCTGGCCACCGTGCGCCGGGCCCGGGCGCTGCTCGCCGCGGAACTCGGACTTGACCCGTGCACGGAGCTCGCCGAGCTGGAGCAGGCGATCCTCACGCAGGATCCCTGCCTTGTTTCCGACCAGGTGTTCCGAGTCGCGAGCCCGGAGTGTCCGTACTTCGGCCTGCCCCCCGCGGGGGCGGGCGACGCCGAACGGTACTTCGGTCGCGAGCAGGAGCTGGCCGGCGCACTGCGAGCGCTCGACGAGCACGGTGTGCTGCTGGTGGCGGGCTCATCGGGCGTCGGCAAGTCCTCTTTCGTCAGGGCCGGAATCGGTGAGCAGTTCCTCGCGCGCGGCATCGAGGTCGCCATCGTGACGCCCGGGGAGCATCCCATCGACGCACTCCGCAAAGTCGGACTCCCGGCCGGAGAATCGCTACTCATCGTCGATCAATGCGAGCAGGCGTTCGCCGCGGACGACCCCGCCGAGGTAAGCGAGTTCTTTAGCTTCCTCTCGCGAATGGCATTCTGTGGGATGCTCGTCGTCGCGATCCGCGCCGACCGTCTCGGGGACCTCGCAGATCACGAAGGGTTCGCGCAGATCATCCAGTCCCACATGCTGATACTCACCGCGCTGAGTCCGGAAGGACTCCGGACCGTGATCGAAAAGCCCGCAGAGCAGGCCGGGCTCATCCTCGAGCCGGGCCTTGTCGAGATCCTCGTCCGCGACGCCAATGGGCGAACCCTTCCACTGCTGTCCCACGCCCTGCGTCAAGTGTGGTCGCGCCGTGAAGGGCGCGTTCTGACCGTCGACGGGTATCGGGCATCCGGTGAGATCGAGGATGCCGTCGCGAAGACCGCGGAAGAAGTGTTCGCCGCGCTCCCGCCGGACGGGGAGCGGCTGCTGCGCGACATCCTGCTCCGTCTAGTCGAGGCCTCGGCGGACGGCGCTGTGATATCTCGTCGGGTCGAGCGCACGCGGATTGCGATCGACGAGGCCCATTCGCAGATCGTCAATCGGCTGGTCGATGCGCGCCTGCTCACGACCGACGAGGAGTCGGTGCAGGTGTCGCACGAAGCACTCGCTCGGGAGTGGCCACGGCTCAAGGGCTGGCTTGCCGATGATGTCGAGGGCCAGCGCATCATGCGACACCTAAGTTCCACGGCCGCCGCCTGGGACGCGATGGGACGACCCGACAGCGAGATCTACCGTGGCGGCCGGCTCGCGACGGCCCAGCACTGGCGGGATGCCGTCGATCCCGCACTCACGGCGGTCGAGCGAGAGTTCCTCGATGCCTCCGCAGCCCATGAGACCGCAGGACTCGCGGGCTCGCAGGCGAAGCTGCAGAAGAAGCGACGGATGGTGCGCGGACTGTCCTGGGTATCCGCCGCCGCAGCCGCGCTCGCGATCGTCGTCACGGCAAGCCTCTCTTCGCGGGGTTCCAGCTCAGCCTCACAGACGAGCTCGCGACGCTCCGGGGGCGCGTCTCCGTGCTCGCACGCTGCTCCTCGCTGTGAAGGCCATCGAACTCAGGGACGAGACGCCCGCCTCAGAGGGTGA
- a CDS encoding SRPBCC family protein has translation MVRITNTIDINASPHQVYSALRALDAYPTWLRHSLVYRGTRMRTPEVGARLTYEDSTMLGRMRGEIVADVPDQVLQFHQRKPSGRLDALIRYDMEAAETSTHLTRVGELTTHGALRLVQPILLRMAGAESERTMKSLKTYVERRK, from the coding sequence ATGGTCCGGATCACGAACACCATCGATATCAACGCGTCTCCCCACCAGGTCTATTCGGCTCTCCGTGCTCTCGACGCCTATCCGACCTGGCTCAGACATTCCCTGGTGTACCGCGGAACGAGAATGCGAACGCCGGAGGTGGGGGCGCGGCTGACATACGAAGACTCGACCATGCTCGGCCGAATGCGGGGCGAAATCGTCGCGGACGTGCCCGATCAGGTACTGCAGTTCCACCAGCGCAAGCCGTCCGGCCGCCTCGATGCGCTGATCCGGTATGACATGGAGGCCGCCGAGACAAGCACGCACCTCACCAGAGTCGGAGAACTGACGACCCACGGGGCGCTTCGGCTGGTTCAGCCGATCCTTCTGCGGATGGCGGGTGCCGAAAGCGAGCGGACGATGAAGTCCCTGAAGACCTACGTCGAGCGAAGGAAATGA
- a CDS encoding AAA family ATPase, with protein sequence MALSEILDPPTPLTRLIGRERDIQEAVRLLTTDGRRLVTLTGPGGIGKTRLALAAARDLETSFPDGIAFVDLAPLRDPRLVISAIANALGIRDTGETPLRAKVTQALHHRQVLLLLDNVEQVVDAAADLSALLNASSVSILATSRVLLRIDGEQSVPLAPLASPAAVQLFLERARAVKPEFELTDDNAADVTAIVTALDNVPLPLELAAARLRVLTPKVLLERLERALPLLVDGARDRPERQRTLRATIDWSAQLLSDPERDLFLRMSVFRNGFSLDAAEWMCERSDAGSAVDLLAGLVESSLLQEQDRESRSWFSMLATVREYARDELESAGDLPKCRQRHAEFFSALAARAEPHLTSAGQSAWIARLNDEFEDIRAAADYYLAAGQHEAFADLVWPLYWFLWSTGRMREAEAWIARLTEVEDQLSDRTRFRAKMFNAGMTILEGPDPSRIPELEDCIAYFQREHDLPGEFLSQIAIGLLELMRGSSRLDIADRHLQRAREIAETLESPFLTSMALHIAGQVFLARGDARGAVEIFEASLQAAKDSGEVLSESAALFQLGWAMLLQGENVSASEFFVQQMRISSTVGHQQGIANGLDGMFAVAVAVGDFERAGRLLGAADEVRERKGLLPPAMLPYHQRVLAQVEGSPASEEFQIAREAGRHVDLVEVIEQALVSDRSSS encoded by the coding sequence GTGGCACTCTCCGAGATCTTGGACCCGCCCACGCCGCTGACACGACTGATTGGCCGCGAGCGGGACATCCAAGAGGCTGTGCGCCTGTTGACCACCGACGGGCGCAGGCTCGTCACGCTCACCGGTCCCGGCGGCATCGGGAAGACCCGCCTTGCCCTAGCCGCCGCCCGCGACCTCGAGACAAGCTTTCCGGACGGCATCGCTTTCGTAGACCTTGCGCCACTTAGAGATCCACGGCTTGTCATCTCGGCGATAGCGAATGCGCTCGGGATCAGGGACACCGGTGAGACGCCCTTGCGAGCGAAGGTGACGCAAGCGCTTCACCACCGTCAGGTATTGCTGCTGCTCGACAATGTGGAGCAGGTCGTCGATGCTGCCGCCGATCTGAGTGCTCTTCTCAACGCCAGTTCCGTCTCCATTCTTGCTACAAGCCGAGTCCTGCTTCGAATCGACGGCGAGCAGAGCGTTCCGCTGGCTCCGCTTGCATCTCCGGCGGCCGTTCAGCTCTTCCTCGAGCGCGCTCGCGCCGTGAAGCCAGAGTTCGAACTCACCGATGACAACGCGGCCGACGTCACCGCGATCGTCACGGCACTGGACAATGTGCCGCTGCCGCTGGAACTGGCGGCTGCCCGCTTACGTGTTCTTACGCCCAAAGTCCTCTTGGAACGGCTGGAGCGGGCGCTACCGCTACTAGTGGATGGCGCGAGAGACCGTCCCGAGCGTCAACGCACACTACGCGCCACGATTGACTGGAGCGCTCAGTTGCTGAGCGACCCAGAGCGGGACCTATTTCTCCGAATGTCAGTGTTTCGCAACGGCTTCTCGCTGGACGCGGCAGAGTGGATGTGCGAACGCTCGGATGCAGGAAGCGCGGTGGATCTGCTCGCTGGACTGGTCGAGAGCAGTCTGCTGCAAGAGCAGGACCGCGAGTCGCGGTCCTGGTTTTCGATGCTTGCGACCGTCCGCGAGTATGCGCGGGACGAACTCGAAAGTGCGGGCGACCTGCCGAAGTGTCGGCAGCGGCACGCTGAGTTCTTCTCGGCACTCGCTGCGCGTGCCGAGCCGCATCTCACCTCTGCTGGACAGAGCGCCTGGATCGCGAGACTGAACGACGAGTTCGAGGACATTCGCGCCGCGGCTGATTACTACCTCGCCGCCGGACAGCACGAGGCTTTTGCGGATCTCGTCTGGCCGCTCTACTGGTTCTTGTGGAGCACCGGACGCATGCGCGAAGCCGAAGCCTGGATAGCGCGGCTCACCGAGGTCGAGGATCAGCTGAGTGACCGCACTCGCTTTAGAGCCAAGATGTTCAACGCGGGGATGACAATCTTGGAGGGACCCGACCCGAGCCGCATTCCCGAACTCGAGGACTGCATCGCATATTTCCAGCGGGAGCATGACCTCCCTGGTGAATTTCTTTCGCAAATCGCCATCGGACTGCTCGAGCTGATGCGGGGTTCCTCCCGACTGGACATCGCCGACCGGCATCTCCAACGCGCCAGAGAGATAGCGGAGACACTCGAAAGCCCCTTCCTAACGTCGATGGCACTGCATATTGCGGGGCAAGTCTTCCTGGCGCGCGGGGACGCGCGCGGGGCAGTAGAGATCTTCGAGGCGAGCCTGCAGGCCGCAAAGGACAGCGGAGAGGTGCTCAGCGAATCGGCGGCGCTATTTCAGCTCGGCTGGGCAATGTTGCTGCAGGGTGAAAACGTCAGCGCCAGCGAATTCTTCGTTCAGCAGATGCGCATCTCGTCGACTGTCGGGCACCAGCAGGGAATTGCCAATGGGCTGGATGGCATGTTCGCAGTTGCCGTCGCCGTCGGCGATTTCGAACGTGCCGGCCGACTGCTGGGCGCGGCGGACGAAGTCCGCGAACGCAAGGGTCTGCTCCCTCCCGCGATGTTGCCGTACCACCAGCGGGTGCTCGCGCAGGTCGAAGGATCACCCGCCAGCGAGGAATTTCAGATCGCCCGCGAGGCCGGTCGCCACGTGGACCTCGTCGAGGTGATTGAGCAAGCACTTGTCTCAGATCGGAGCAGCAGTTGA
- a CDS encoding DUF4062 domain-containing protein, with protein sequence MGGGAGLIRTPDQRLRVFVSSTLQELAPERRVIREVIERLALSPVMFELGARPHPPRSLYRAYLAQSDIFIGVYWESYGWVAPGEEVSGLEDEYNLAPDVPMLIYVKRSEQRNGRLESLLRRIREDDRASYVAFDDAGQLGRC encoded by the coding sequence ATGGGCGGAGGCGCCGGGCTGATACGGACGCCTGATCAGCGTCTGCGTGTGTTCGTCAGCTCAACCTTGCAGGAGTTGGCGCCGGAGCGTCGAGTGATTCGCGAGGTCATTGAACGTCTCGCGCTGTCACCAGTGATGTTCGAGCTCGGCGCTCGGCCTCACCCGCCACGGTCGCTGTATCGCGCCTACCTTGCGCAGTCCGACATCTTCATTGGCGTGTATTGGGAGTCATACGGCTGGGTCGCGCCGGGGGAAGAAGTCTCCGGCCTCGAGGATGAATACAACCTCGCCCCAGATGTTCCCATGCTCATTTACGTCAAACGCAGCGAGCAACGAAACGGTCGCTTGGAGTCTCTGCTCAGACGGATTCGAGAGGATGACCGCGCGTCGTACGTGGCCTTCGACGACGCCGGACAACTGGGCCGTTGCTGA
- a CDS encoding AraC family transcriptional regulator: protein MIAELNRLVALVEDHLTDDLDLASVASALGTTEYHLRRMFSSLAGMSLSEYVRRRRMTVAAAEVLGEDDLLRIAVRYGYGSTEAFGRAFRSVHGVSPGDIRRHGGPLRTQPQIRFRLTVEGITTMDARITDRPDFRLVGHVARVPLIHEGINPHIQAHIASLPIEEHARLKDLSSTEPAGLLQVSADVDSDYTEGSELTYLHGVAVTDATPVPDDLDTIEVPAGTWAVFRTGGDYPAALQSVWAATATEWFPSNPWRLRPGPSIVTVLDRSDDFSTATCELWLPVERA from the coding sequence GTGATCGCTGAACTGAACAGACTCGTCGCTCTGGTCGAGGATCATCTGACAGACGACCTCGATCTGGCGAGCGTGGCGTCCGCACTCGGCACGACCGAGTACCACCTGCGGAGGATGTTCTCGTCGCTGGCCGGGATGTCCCTCTCCGAGTACGTCCGCCGTCGACGCATGACAGTCGCCGCGGCCGAGGTCCTCGGAGAGGACGACTTGCTGAGAATCGCCGTGCGGTACGGGTACGGGTCGACTGAGGCATTCGGTCGCGCGTTCCGCTCGGTGCACGGCGTGAGCCCCGGCGATATCCGTCGACATGGTGGCCCCCTTCGCACACAACCGCAGATCAGGTTCCGCCTGACCGTCGAAGGGATCACCACCATGGATGCTCGCATCACCGACCGACCAGACTTCCGCCTCGTCGGGCACGTCGCCCGCGTGCCTCTCATCCACGAGGGCATCAACCCGCATATCCAGGCGCACATCGCTTCGCTCCCTATCGAGGAGCATGCCCGCCTCAAAGACCTGAGCAGCACCGAACCGGCCGGTCTGCTCCAGGTGAGCGCTGACGTCGACTCTGACTATACGGAGGGCAGCGAACTGACCTACCTGCACGGTGTCGCCGTCACCGACGCCACCCCGGTCCCGGACGACCTTGACACGATCGAGGTTCCGGCCGGCACCTGGGCGGTGTTCCGTACCGGAGGCGACTACCCCGCCGCGCTGCAGTCGGTGTGGGCCGCGACGGCGACGGAGTGGTTTCCGTCCAACCCCTGGCGGCTCCGTCCCGGGCCATCGATCGTCACAGTCCTCGACCGTTCAGACGACTTCAGCACCGCCACGTGCGAACTCTGGCTCCCCGTCGAGCGCGCATAG
- a CDS encoding vanadium-dependent haloperoxidase gives MNLSESPPSSTNDARAGFSYRQPREFCRNAVDNALISTSGRTDILRTGMSPTTQGVDMRSTTSRMAWLLAPVLVTISVVGLAGPATGGQGRGETGPPDASVANWDAVGTQAFTAAALSPAEGHTIFAYVAIAVYDSVMAVEGGYKPFLVDADAPDGASAEAAVAAAARGVLDHYLPDQSASIVEPAYTAALAAIPDGTAESDGVAIGAEVARELIALRADDGFRAPVTYTPPDPPVPGAWLPTAPTPPVGPYLGLMTPFALASADQFRPAGPPDLRGRRWARDYNEVKEIGSSTSTTRTADQTLAARFWAEPPVQQARGSFRNFVLDHELDVVGAARFMAMISVTYADALIACFDAKYHFAFWRPITAIRAGDTDGNARTAGDPSWSTLLPATPNHPEYPSAHSCITPAAGWVIARFLPALRIDFTIPSVTGLGDRTFARPGDLTYEVSNARIWGGIHFRSAVDDGVGISMRVTFWVLAHHFHQSHR, from the coding sequence GTGAACCTGTCCGAGTCGCCACCGTCGTCGACGAACGATGCGCGAGCGGGCTTCTCATATCGTCAGCCACGCGAGTTCTGCAGAAACGCTGTTGATAACGCGCTGATATCGACGAGTGGCAGAACGGACATCTTACGAACGGGCATGAGCCCGACAACACAGGGAGTTGACATGAGATCTACGACTTCGCGGATGGCCTGGCTGCTCGCACCCGTGCTCGTGACGATTTCTGTGGTCGGCCTGGCGGGTCCAGCGACGGGCGGTCAGGGGCGCGGCGAGACGGGCCCACCGGATGCATCGGTCGCGAATTGGGATGCCGTCGGCACACAGGCGTTCACGGCCGCCGCCCTGTCACCGGCCGAAGGACATACCATCTTCGCGTACGTGGCGATCGCTGTCTACGACTCGGTGATGGCAGTCGAGGGCGGGTACAAGCCGTTCCTCGTGGATGCCGATGCGCCCGACGGAGCCTCGGCGGAGGCGGCGGTGGCGGCGGCTGCGCGGGGCGTCCTCGACCATTACCTGCCGGATCAGTCTGCGTCGATCGTCGAGCCGGCTTACACCGCGGCCCTCGCCGCGATCCCGGACGGGACGGCGGAGAGCGACGGCGTGGCGATCGGTGCCGAGGTGGCGCGCGAACTGATCGCCTTGCGCGCGGACGACGGCTTCCGGGCTCCGGTGACGTACACGCCACCGGACCCGCCCGTTCCGGGGGCGTGGCTGCCGACAGCGCCGACGCCACCGGTCGGCCCATACCTCGGTCTCATGACGCCGTTCGCGCTCGCCTCGGCCGACCAATTCCGGCCGGCCGGTCCACCCGACCTCCGCGGCCGGCGGTGGGCGCGCGACTACAACGAAGTCAAAGAGATCGGTTCGAGCACCAGTACGACGCGAACCGCCGATCAGACCCTGGCGGCCAGGTTCTGGGCGGAACCGCCCGTCCAGCAGGCGCGTGGTTCGTTCCGCAATTTCGTGCTCGACCACGAGCTCGATGTGGTCGGTGCCGCACGCTTCATGGCGATGATCTCGGTGACCTACGCGGACGCGCTGATCGCCTGCTTTGACGCCAAGTACCACTTCGCTTTCTGGCGGCCGATCACGGCTATCCGAGCCGGCGACACCGACGGCAATGCCAGGACGGCAGGCGATCCGTCGTGGTCGACGCTCCTCCCGGCGACGCCGAACCACCCGGAGTACCCGAGCGCACACTCGTGCATCACGCCTGCCGCGGGGTGGGTGATCGCGAGATTCCTGCCCGCTTTGCGGATCGACTTCACGATCCCCAGCGTGACCGGGCTCGGCGATCGTACGTTCGCGCGCCCCGGCGACCTGACGTACGAGGTCAGCAACGCCCGCATTTGGGGCGGCATCCACTTCCGCTCTGCCGTAGACGACGGCGTCGGCATCAGCATGCGGGTGACGTTCTGGGTGCTCGCCCACCACTTCCACCAATCGCACCGCTAG